The following nucleotide sequence is from Micromonospora sp. WMMD1120.
GATCTTGGGCGGATCTTGCGCTGGTGCACGGTGGCGCGGGGAGGGGTCAGCGGGGGGCGCGGGCGGCGGCGAAGAGGCGGACGGCGAGGTCGGTCAGGGCCGTCGCGGTCTGGTCGACCGGCTCGCGGGGGAGGACGATGTGGCTGACCACCAGTCGGACGATCGTGTCGGCGGCGAAGGCCAGCGCGGCCGGGTCCGCGCCGGGCAGGTGATCGCCGGCCCAGTCGATCAACGCGCCGGACGCCTCGGTGAGCACCACCTCGGCGCGGGTGGTCAGGTACGGCAGCAACTCCTCGGACCCGCCCCGGCCGCTGCTCAGGATCGCCTTGACCAGGGGATTGTCGCCCGCCGTACGGAGGGTGTGCGCGATGGCCGCGTAGGCGCCGGCGGACACGTCGGAGCCGTGCGTGAGCAGCGCGTCGCGGACGTCGCCGACGAACCGGTCCACCTCGGCCCGGGCCAGCGCCTCGGCCAGCCCCGCCTTGCTGCCGAACTCGTTGTAGACGGTCTGCCGGCTCACGCCCGCCGCGGCGGCGACCCCGCCCATCCGGACCGCGTCCCACCCGACAGCGATGGTCCGCGCGCGGGCGGCGTCCACGATCGTGTCCCGCACCCGCTGGCGCGACGAACCGGTCGACGTAGTCATGGTGGTCGAATCCTACGGCCGCGCCGCGCACCCGCCCACCGCCGATCCGCCCCGCGCGGGCCCGCCGGGCGGGGCCGGCCGCCGAGTGGAGCCGAGCCGGGCGTCGTCCGGACCGGGGCGCGGCGCGGCGGCGACTCCCGGAGGAGGTGTCCGCGCGGGTGGCGCATAGGATGTGCGGTCATGGCACGCGTGCTCACTCCCCGTGCGGAGGATTTTCCCCGCTGGTACCAGGACCTGATCGCCAAGGCGAAGCTGGCCGACAACGGCCCGGTTCGCGGCACCATGGTCATCCGACCGGCCGGCTACGCCATCTGGGAGCGTATGCAGGCCGAGATGGACGCCCGGATCAAGGCGGCGGGTGCGGAGAACGCGTACTTCCCGCTGTTCATCCCGGAGAACTACCTCAAGCGCGAGGCGGAGCACGTCGAGGGCTTCTCGCCGGAGCTGGCGGTGGTCACCCACGGTGGTGGCAAGCCGCTGGCCGAGCCGGTGGTGGTGCGGCCGACCAGTGAGACGGTCATCGGCGAGTTCATGGCCAAGTGGATCGACTCGTACCGGGACCTGCCGCTGCTGCTCAACCAGTGGGCCAACGTGGTCCGGTGGGAGCTTCGCCCGCGGATCTTCCTGCGTACCAGTGAGTTCCTCTGGCAGGAGGGGCACACCGCGCACGCCACCCGGGAGGACGCCCGGGCGTACGCGCGACGGATCCTGCACGAGGCGTACGAGGACCTGATGGTCAACGTCATCGGCATCCCGGTGGTGGTCGGCCTGAAGACGGCGCGCGAGCGGTTCGCCGGCGCGACGGCCACGTACACCTGTGAGGGCATGATGGGTGACGGCAAGGCGTTGCAGCTGGGCACCAGCCACGAGTTGGGTCAGAACTTCGCCAAGGCGTTCGACATCACCTACTCGTCGGCCGAGGGCGGCCGGGAACACGCCTGGACGACCTCCTGGGGCACGTCGACGCGGATGCTCGGCGGCCTGATCATGGCGCACGGCGACGACAACGGTCTGCGCGTGCCGCCGAAGCTGGCGCCGGTGCAGGCGTACGTCATGGTGGTCAAGGACGGCGAGGGCGTGGGCGAGGCGGCGGCCAAGCTGCGCGACGGCCTGCGCGACGCCGGTGTCCGGGTCGCGCTCGACGACCGCACCGACACCCCGTTCGGCCGCCGGGCCGTCGACGCCGAGCTGCGTGGTTATCCGGTACGCGTCGAGGTCGGCCCCCGGGACCTGGCCGCTGGCAACGCCGTCGTGGTGCGCCGCACCGACGGGTCGAAGACCCCGACGCCGGTGGCCGACGTGGTCGCCGCGGTGCTGAGCGCGCTGGAGACCGACCAGCAGGCGCTGCACGACCAGGCGCTGGCCAACCGCGAGGCGCGCACGGTGGAGGTCGCCACCCTGGCCGAGGCGATCGAGGCCGCCGCGACCGGTTGGGCGCGGGTGCCGTGGTCGGCGGTGGGCGTGGCCGGCGAGGCCGAGGCGAACGGCCAGGGCGTCACGGTGCGCTGCCTGGTCCGTGCCGACGGCTCGGTGCCGGACTCCGAGGACGAGCCCGACCTGGTCGCCATCCTGGCCCGCGCCTACTGAGGTGCGACCGGGCGACTCCGTCGACCGGTTCGTGCCCGGTCGGCTGATCGTGCACCGGAACGTGCGGCGTGGCCGGATCGGGTGGGTCCGGCCGGGCCGCGTGGTCAGCGACGACGAGCGGGGCCTGCTGCTCTGGATCGCCCGGGACTCGCCGGTGGCCCACGAGGTCAACGCGGCGGGCCTGACCATGCGGGCGTTGCCGTTCGCCGACTGGGTCACCCCCAGTTACCGGTTGGAGCAGGTCCGCTGGAACGGGCCACCGCTGCTGAAGTTCCTGCCCACCGGGGCGGCGCACTCCGTCTGGTGGTTCCGGGACGCGCGGGGACGGTTCTCCCACTGGTACGTGAACCTGGAGGAGCCCGCCGTCCGCTGGGACGACGGCCCGCTGGCCGGCGTCGACATGGTGGACCAGGACCTGGACGTCGTGGTGCGACCGGACCTCAGCTGGGAGTGGAAGGACGAGGACGAGTTCGTCGAGCGGCTCGCCTTTCCGGACGACTACTGGGTCACCGACGAGAAGGCGGTCCGCGCCGAGGGGGAGCGGATGATCGCCCGCGCCGAGGCGGGCGAGTTCCCGTTCGACGGCACCTGGTGCGACTTCGTCCCGCCGTCGGAATGGGGCGTACCGGACCGGCTGCCGCCGGGTTGGGACCGTCCGCCGGTGCGCTGAGGGGTGTTCCGGGTCACCGGCGCGGTGGTGTGCGGGTCCGGTGCGGGAGATCGGCTGCGGATCTGGCAGAATGGTTCGCTGGTATCCGGCGCGCGTCCGGCGCCCTCTAACCCGGGCACGTCGCCAGTCCACCGAGCAGTCTCCGGCCCAACCCCACTGTGCCGGTCGGCGCTCACCCATGCACACCGCCCGTACGGGCCGGTGAGATCGCAACAGGAGCGAAACAACTGTGGCCGTAAAGATCCGGCTCCTGCGGATGGGCAAGATCCGCAACCCGCAGTACCGCATCGTCGTCGCCGACTCCCGCACCAAGCGTGACGGTCGGGCGATCGAGTTCGTCGGGGTGTACCAGCCGAAGGAGGACCCTTCGGTCATCGAGGTCAAGTCGGAGCGGGTCCAGTACTGGCTGTCCGTCGGCGCTCAGCCGAGCGAGGCGGTGCAGCGGCTGCTGGAGCTGACCGGTGACTGGCAGAAGTACAAGGGCCTGCCGGCCCCGCCGCCGCTGAAGGTCGCCCCGGAGCGGGCCGACCGCAAGGCGGCGTACGAGGCCGAGGCGAAGGCCGCCGCCGGGCTCGCCCCGGAGACCCCGGCCAAGCCGGCCAAGAAGGCCACCAAGGCCGCCGAGGCTCCGGCTGCTGAGGCGAAGACCGAGGCTCCGGCTGAGGCGAAGACCGAGGCTCCGGCCGAGGCCCCGGCCGCCGCCGACGCCGGTGAGCAGGCCTGACATGCCACTGCGTCCGGCGTTGGAGCACCTGGTCAAGGGCATCGTCGACCACCCGGATGACGTCCGGGTGCGGATGGTCGATTCCCGTCGGGGCAAGCGGCTCGAGGTCCGCGTCCACCCCGAGGACCTCGGCACGGTGATCGGGCGGTCCGGCCGGACCGCCAAGGCGCTGCGCCAGGTGATCGGCTCCATCGGCGGACGCGGCGTGCGCGTCGACATCGTCGACTCGTACTGATGCAGCTCGTCGTCGGCCGGATCGGCAAGCCGCACGGTGTCCGCGGTGAGGTCACCGTGGAGGTGCGGACCGACGAGCCCGAGGCACGGTTCGCACCTGGCTCAGTGCTGCGCACTGAGCCGGGTGCGGTCCCGTCGCCGGTGCCGACGGGCGGGCCGGGCGTGCCGTTCCGGGTGCCGGCCGAGTTGACCGTCGAGGAGGCCCGGTTCCACCAGGGCCGCCTGCTCGTCGCGTTCGACGGCATCCTGGACCGGAACACCGCCGAGGCGCTGCGCGGGACGCTGCTGACGGTGGAGAGCGCCGACGTGGCACCACCGGACGATCCGGAGGAGTTCCACGATCACCAACTGGTCGGGTTGGCGGTGGTGACCCCGGCCGGCGAACGTCTGGGCGAGGTCGCCCGCATCGACCACGCGCCCGCGTCCGACCTGCTGGTGCTGCGACGCCCCGAGGGGCGTACCGCGTTGATCCCGTTCGTCCGGGCGATCGTTCCGGAGGTCGACCTGGCCGGTGGACGTGTGATCGTCGACCCGCCGGCCGGACTGCTCGATCTTTAGGACCACCAGGCATGCGCGTCGACATCGTGTCGATCTTTCCGGAGTACTTCGCCCCACTGGACCTGTCGCTGGTCGGGCGGGCGCGGGCCAACGGCGTACTCACGCTCGGCGTGCACGATCTGCGGACCTGGACCCACGACGTGCACCGCACGGTCGACGACACCCCCTACGGCGGCGGGCCGGGGATGGTGATGCGTCCGGAGCCGTGGGGCGCGGCGCTGGACGCGCTCGCGCCGGCCGAGGCCCCGCCGCCCCGGCTGCTGGTGCCCTCTCCGGCGGGTGTCCCGTTCACCCAGGCCATGGCGCACGAGCTGGCCGCCGAACCGCACCTGCTCTTCGCCTGCGGCCGGTACGAGGGGATCGACCAGCGCGTCCTGGCGCATGCCGCCACCCGGATGCCGGTCACCGAGGTGTCGCTCGGCGACTACGTGCTCTTCGGTGGCGAGGTCGCCGCGCTGGTGATGCTGGAGGCGGTCATCCGGCTGCTGCCGGGAGTGCTCGGCAACGCCGGCTCGCTGGACGAGGAGTCGCACGCGCACGGGCTGCTGGAGGCCCCGATCTACACCAAGCCGCCGAGTTGGCGGGGGCACGACGTGCCGGAGGTGCTCCGCTCCGGTGACCACGGCAAAATCGCCCGCTGGCGTCGTGAGGAGGGTCTGCTGCGCACCGCCGCCCGCCGTCCGGACCTGCTCGCCGCGCTGCCCGCCGATCGGCTCGACAAACGGGACATCGCGGCCCTTCAGCAGGCCGGATTTCAGCCCCCGCCGGGGGATGTGGCAAAGTAGGGGGGTTGCCGCATCCGTCCGCGCCCGCGGTCGGCTGCGAGGATCCCCGACCCGGGGTCGGTCCGCCGATCACCCGGGGATCAGAATCACCCATCCGCGCGCCGAGTGACGGTGCGCCGTGAGCCTCACGAGGACGCAGCGATGAACATCCTGGACGCCCTTGACGCCCAGTCGAAGCGGACCGACCTTCCTGACTTCCGGGCTGGTGACACCGTCAAGGTGCACGCCCGCGTCGTCGAGGGCAACCGGTCCCGTGTCCAGATCTTCCAGGGCGTCGTGATCCGCCGCCAGGGTGACGGTCTGCGCGAGACCTTCTCGGTCCGCAAGGTCAGCTTCGGTGTCGGCGTCGAGCGCACCTACCCGCTCAACGGCCCGGGCATCGACCGGATCGAGGTCGTGACCCGCGGTGACGTGCGTCGCGCCAAGCTCTACTACCTGCGCGAGCTGCGCGGCAAGAAGGCCAAGATCAAGGAGAAGCGGGAGAAGCAGCCCAGCTGACTTCCCGTTCGCCACGCCGCCTGAGCTGCGCGGATGCCGTACCGATCAGAGCGCATTACGCTGGTCGTACGGGCGCAGCGAGGCGGCGGACCCGCCCTGGTGGCGGGCAGCCGTCCACTGCCGCCCGTGGAGCCTCGACGAGGCTCCCGGGCGGTGGTGTTTCTGCGGACCGGGGAGTGGCGTGGTGCAGACGCTTGACGAGGACGGCGCCGTCGATCCGTGGCGTCGGCGGGCCCGCCGCACCCGCCGGCAGATGCCCCTCTGGCAGGAGCTGCCGCTGCTGCTGGTCGTCGCGTTCTGTCTCGCGGTGCTGATCCGCACCTTCCTGCTCCAGGCGTTCTTCATCCCCTCCGGCTCGATGGAGGACACCCTCCTCGTCGGGGACCGGGTGCTCGTCAACAAGGTCGTCTACGACGTGCGGGACCCGGTGCGGGGCGAGGTGGTGGTCTTCCGGGGCACCGACCGGTGGGCGCCACAGGTCGACGAGCAGCCGAAGCCGGGTGTCGCCGGCCGGCTCGCCCGCACTGTCGGCGACCTGGTCGGGGTCAGCCGCCCCGGCGAGAAGGACTTCATCAAGCGGGTGATCGGCGTCCCCGGCGACCGGGTCGCGTGCTGCGACAGCCAGGGGCGGGTGACGGTCAACGGCACCCCGCTCAACGAGCCGTACGTGCTGCGGGACTCCCCGCTGGACCTGCCGCCCAACCCCGCCGAGTGTCGGTCGCGGCGCTTCGACGAGGTGGTGGTGCCTCCGGGTCAGCTCTTCGTGATGGGCGACCACCGCGAGGTCTCGCAGGACGCGCGGTGCCAGGGGCCGGTGCCGATCGACAACGTGGTGGGCCGGGCGTTCATGGTGGTCTGGCCCTCGTCCCGATGGGCCTCGTTGTCCGTCCCGGCGACGTTCGACGACGTGTCCGGCCCGGCCACCGCCTCGCCCGCCGCGCCTCCGGCGCGACCCACGCCGCAGGGCGGTGTGCTGCTGGTTCTTCCCCTGGCGCTCGCGGTGCGGGGTTCCCGCGCGTTCCGGACGGTGACGTCCAGTTCGGCAACGTAGGCTCCTTGGCGTGATTGACGAGCAGACCGACAAGCCGCGTAGCTCCTTCTGGAAGGAGCTGCCGATCCTGCTGGGTGTGGCGATCCTGGTCGCGGTGCTGGTCCGCGCCTTCGTGCTGCAGACCTTCTTCATCCCGTCCCCGTCCATGGAGAACACTCTCAAGATCGATGACCGGGTGCTGGTCAACAAGCTGGTCTACGACTTCCGGTCACCGCACCGCGGCGAGGTGATCGTCTTCAAGGCACCGACCGAGTGGAGCGGCAATCCCGACGGTGAGGACTTCATCAAGCGGGTGATCGGCGTCCCCGGCGACCACGTGGTCTGCTGCGACCCGCAGGAACGGCTGATGATCAACGGCAAGTCGCTCGACGAGCCGTACATCTTCTCCCTGGACGGGGTCCGCGACAAGGCCGCCGACCAGGAGTTCGACATCACCGTGCCGGAGGGCCGGCTGTGGGTGATGGGCGACCACCGCTCGGCCTCCGGTGACTCGCTGGAGCACTGGCAGCAGTCCGGGCAGAACATCACCGAGGCCACCATCCCGGAGAAGGACGTGGTCGGGCGGGCCTTCACCGTGTTCTGGCCGGTCAGTCGGGCCACCTGGCTCACCGTGCCGGACACGTTCGACGGCATTCCCAAGCCGTAGACCGGCGGGCATGGGCGATCCGTCGCCCGTCTGGCAGTCTGGTGCCGTGAACGTGAGCGTCTACACCCCGCGACGGGCGGCCCGGGTGCTGCTCGTCGACGTGGCGGGGCGGGTCCTGATGTTCGAGGGCTTCGACCCGGCCCGACCCGGGCACCGCTACTGGTTCACGCCCGGCGGCGGGCTCGACCCGGACGAGTCCCCGGCGGTCGGCGCGGCCCGGGAGTTGGCCGAGGAGACCGGGCTGCGGCTCGACCCGGCCGAGCTGGGCGACCCGGTCTGGGCCGACGCGACCGAGTTCCCGTTCGACGGCGTCTGGTACCGCCAGACGCAGGACTTCTTCCTGCTCCGGGTCGAGTCCTGGGACGTGGACACCACCGGCTTCAACGACGTCGAGCAGCGCAGCATCGCCGGGCACCGCTGGTGGCTCCCGGACGAGCTGGTGGCCAGCGGCGACCTCTTCTACCCGCCCGAGCTACCCACCCTGCTGAGCCGGCTGGGGCAGTCGACGGCCACCGACCGGGACGAGACGCCGTGCTGACCCCACCCCGTACCGTCGTGCGCCGCGAGGCCGGCCTGTACGCCCTGGAGCGGGCCCTGCAACGGCGTGGCTTCCGGCACGTCGCCGGCGCCGACGAGGCGGGTCGGGGCGCGTGCGCGGGTCCGCTGGTCGCCGCCGCGGCGGTGCTGCCCGAGGGGCGACGTGGCGAGATCGAGGGGCTGGCCGACTCGAAGCTGCTCACCCCGGCCAGCCGGGAACGGGTGTACGCGGAGGTGGTGGACCGCGCCCTCGCGTACGCCGTGGTGGTCATCCCGGCGGAGGAGGTCGACGCCCGGGGGCTGCACGTGTGCAACCTGGCCGCGATGCGTCGGGCGCTCGCCTCGCTGACCACCCGACCGGAGTACGTGCTGACCGACGGCTTCGGCGTGGACGGCCTGGGGGTGCCCGGCCTGGCGGTGTGGAAGGGCGACCGGGTGGCGGCGTGCGTGGCGGCGGCCAGCGTGCTGGCCAAGGTCAC
It contains:
- the lepB gene encoding signal peptidase I, translated to MIDEQTDKPRSSFWKELPILLGVAILVAVLVRAFVLQTFFIPSPSMENTLKIDDRVLVNKLVYDFRSPHRGEVIVFKAPTEWSGNPDGEDFIKRVIGVPGDHVVCCDPQERLMINGKSLDEPYIFSLDGVRDKAADQEFDITVPEGRLWVMGDHRSASGDSLEHWQQSGQNITEATIPEKDVVGRAFTVFWPVSRATWLTVPDTFDGIPKP
- a CDS encoding NUDIX domain-containing protein; amino-acid sequence: MSVYTPRRAARVLLVDVAGRVLMFEGFDPARPGHRYWFTPGGGLDPDESPAVGAARELAEETGLRLDPAELGDPVWADATEFPFDGVWYRQTQDFFLLRVESWDVDTTGFNDVEQRSIAGHRWWLPDELVASGDLFYPPELPTLLSRLGQSTATDRDETPC
- the rplS gene encoding 50S ribosomal protein L19, which codes for MNILDALDAQSKRTDLPDFRAGDTVKVHARVVEGNRSRVQIFQGVVIRRQGDGLRETFSVRKVSFGVGVERTYPLNGPGIDRIEVVTRGDVRRAKLYYLRELRGKKAKIKEKREKQPS
- the rimM gene encoding ribosome maturation factor RimM (Essential for efficient processing of 16S rRNA), coding for MQLVVGRIGKPHGVRGEVTVEVRTDEPEARFAPGSVLRTEPGAVPSPVPTGGPGVPFRVPAELTVEEARFHQGRLLVAFDGILDRNTAEALRGTLLTVESADVAPPDDPEEFHDHQLVGLAVVTPAGERLGEVARIDHAPASDLLVLRRPEGRTALIPFVRAIVPEVDLAGGRVIVDPPAGLLDL
- the rpsP gene encoding 30S ribosomal protein S16; protein product: MAVKIRLLRMGKIRNPQYRIVVADSRTKRDGRAIEFVGVYQPKEDPSVIEVKSERVQYWLSVGAQPSEAVQRLLELTGDWQKYKGLPAPPPLKVAPERADRKAAYEAEAKAAAGLAPETPAKPAKKATKAAEAPAAEAKTEAPAEAKTEAPAEAPAAADAGEQA
- a CDS encoding DUF402 domain-containing protein; its protein translation is MRPGDSVDRFVPGRLIVHRNVRRGRIGWVRPGRVVSDDERGLLLWIARDSPVAHEVNAAGLTMRALPFADWVTPSYRLEQVRWNGPPLLKFLPTGAAHSVWWFRDARGRFSHWYVNLEEPAVRWDDGPLAGVDMVDQDLDVVVRPDLSWEWKDEDEFVERLAFPDDYWVTDEKAVRAEGERMIARAEAGEFPFDGTWCDFVPPSEWGVPDRLPPGWDRPPVR
- the proS gene encoding proline--tRNA ligase, whose product is MARVLTPRAEDFPRWYQDLIAKAKLADNGPVRGTMVIRPAGYAIWERMQAEMDARIKAAGAENAYFPLFIPENYLKREAEHVEGFSPELAVVTHGGGKPLAEPVVVRPTSETVIGEFMAKWIDSYRDLPLLLNQWANVVRWELRPRIFLRTSEFLWQEGHTAHATREDARAYARRILHEAYEDLMVNVIGIPVVVGLKTARERFAGATATYTCEGMMGDGKALQLGTSHELGQNFAKAFDITYSSAEGGREHAWTTSWGTSTRMLGGLIMAHGDDNGLRVPPKLAPVQAYVMVVKDGEGVGEAAAKLRDGLRDAGVRVALDDRTDTPFGRRAVDAELRGYPVRVEVGPRDLAAGNAVVVRRTDGSKTPTPVADVVAAVLSALETDQQALHDQALANREARTVEVATLAEAIEAAATGWARVPWSAVGVAGEAEANGQGVTVRCLVRADGSVPDSEDEPDLVAILARAY
- the trmD gene encoding tRNA (guanosine(37)-N1)-methyltransferase TrmD, whose protein sequence is MRVDIVSIFPEYFAPLDLSLVGRARANGVLTLGVHDLRTWTHDVHRTVDDTPYGGGPGMVMRPEPWGAALDALAPAEAPPPRLLVPSPAGVPFTQAMAHELAAEPHLLFACGRYEGIDQRVLAHAATRMPVTEVSLGDYVLFGGEVAALVMLEAVIRLLPGVLGNAGSLDEESHAHGLLEAPIYTKPPSWRGHDVPEVLRSGDHGKIARWRREEGLLRTAARRPDLLAALPADRLDKRDIAALQQAGFQPPPGDVAK
- the lepB gene encoding signal peptidase I, which gives rise to MVQTLDEDGAVDPWRRRARRTRRQMPLWQELPLLLVVAFCLAVLIRTFLLQAFFIPSGSMEDTLLVGDRVLVNKVVYDVRDPVRGEVVVFRGTDRWAPQVDEQPKPGVAGRLARTVGDLVGVSRPGEKDFIKRVIGVPGDRVACCDSQGRVTVNGTPLNEPYVLRDSPLDLPPNPAECRSRRFDEVVVPPGQLFVMGDHREVSQDARCQGPVPIDNVVGRAFMVVWPSSRWASLSVPATFDDVSGPATASPAAPPARPTPQGGVLLVLPLALAVRGSRAFRTVTSSSAT
- a CDS encoding TetR family transcriptional regulator; protein product: MTTSTGSSRQRVRDTIVDAARARTIAVGWDAVRMGGVAAAAGVSRQTVYNEFGSKAGLAEALARAEVDRFVGDVRDALLTHGSDVSAGAYAAIAHTLRTAGDNPLVKAILSSGRGGSEELLPYLTTRAEVVLTEASGALIDWAGDHLPGADPAALAFAADTIVRLVVSHIVLPREPVDQTATALTDLAVRLFAAARAPR
- a CDS encoding RNA-binding protein codes for the protein MPLRPALEHLVKGIVDHPDDVRVRMVDSRRGKRLEVRVHPEDLGTVIGRSGRTAKALRQVIGSIGGRGVRVDIVDSY
- a CDS encoding ribonuclease HII is translated as MLTPPRTVVRREAGLYALERALQRRGFRHVAGADEAGRGACAGPLVAAAAVLPEGRRGEIEGLADSKLLTPASRERVYAEVVDRALAYAVVVIPAEEVDARGLHVCNLAAMRRALASLTTRPEYVLTDGFGVDGLGVPGLAVWKGDRVAACVAAASVLAKVTRDRLMVELDEVFPAYGFAEHKGYITPEHSAALREHGPCREHRFSYVNVAAVSGRDGRPPRARRPGGHGADEPMERSGASGGTVGVALGEQPRPSAPVGEDVAMEGGVR